The following are encoded in a window of Carassius auratus strain Wakin unplaced genomic scaffold, ASM336829v1 scaf_tig00021493, whole genome shotgun sequence genomic DNA:
- the LOC113076925 gene encoding potassium channel subfamily K member 1, with protein sequence MLQCLSGSSCARVIEGYRSTWYFLVLVLGYVLYLLFGALVFSAVELPYEEQLRQELRTVKQQFLEDNECLSEERLEEFLTRALEASNYGVSVLNNATTNWNWDFTSALFFASTVLSTTGYGHTVPLSDGGKAFCIIYSVVGIPFTLLFLTAVVQRIMEFSTRRPVEYLHRRWGMSKPTLAALHATLLAIITISCFFLIPAIIFSVLEEDWNFLESFYFCFISLSTIGLGDYVPGEGYHQRFRELYKLGITIYLILGLIAMLVVLETFCELQHLKKLRKMFYLRKQKTEDQLNIVDHDHLSFASVSDQAASFREDKTDMFPDDIVSASPATSNGPMDR encoded by the exons ATGCTTCAGTGTCTATCTGGAAGTTCGTGTGCGCGTGTCATAGAAGGTTACAGGTCTACGTGGTATTTCTTGGTCCTGGTGCTGGGGTATGTGTTATATCTGTTATTCGGGGCTTTAGTGTTTTCCGCGGTGGAGCTGCCGTATGAAGAGCAGCTTCGGCAGGAGCTTCGGACCGTGAAGCAGCAGTTTCTAGAGGATAATGAATGTCTGTCCGAAGAAAGACTCGAGGAGTTTCTCACCAGGGCTCTAGAGGCGAGTAATTACGGTGTGTCGGTTCTCAATAATGCTACCACTAACTGGAACTGGGATTTCACGTCAGCGCTCTTCTTCGCCAGCACTGTGCTTTCCACGACAG GATATGGCCACACCGTTCCTCTCTCAGATGGTGGTAAGGCCTTCTGCATCATTTACTCAGTGGTGGGAATCCCATTCACCCTGCTGTTCCTGACTGCAGTGGTCCAGAGGATCATGGAGTTCAGTACCCGCAGGCCAGTGGAGTACCTGCACCGGCGCTGGGGCATGTCCAAACCTACGCTGGCTGCCCTGCACGCCACTCTTCTGGCTATTATAACCATCTCCTGCTTCTTCCTCATACCTGCCATCATCTTCTCAGTACTGGAAGAGGACTGGAATTTCCTGGAGTCCTTCTATTTCTGCTTCATCTCTCTAAGTACTATTGGCTTAGGCGACTATGTACCAGGAGAAGGCTATCATCAGAGGTTCAGAGAACTCTATAAATTAGGCATAACAA TATATCTGATATTGGGCTTGATCGCGATGTTGGTGGTTCTGGAAACCTTCTGTGAACTTCAGCACCTGAAGAAGCTCAGGAAGATGTTCTACTTAAGGAAACAAAAAACAGAGGACCAGCTTAACATTGTGGATCATGATCACCTCTCATTTGCCTCTGTGTCAGACCAGGCAGCCTCATTTAGGGAAGATAAGACGGATATGTTTCCTGATGACATAGTCTCTGCCTCACCTGCTACCTCCAATGGACCAATGGACCGATGA
- the LOC113076926 gene encoding thrombospondin-2-like, which translates to MILRRCLRVLALFLLYTSVKSQDAELEDDTVFDMFETSGITHKTIGVKLFKGLDSDAPAYRFIRFDQLPSVSSFALQKLLLQIQNNEGFILTATLRQDRTSRGTILALEGPRERRQFEVVSDGRTNTLDLVYWWADGSRNVISFEDVDLSDSQWKNLTLYVHGETATLYIGCGLIDSFILDEPFYEHLSATGGHMYVAKGATRESHFRGLLQNVRFIFDTPLEDILESRGCDLGNPVEVNVVSESEEEVDVPSSIATNVITDVSATSSSEQMCEHSCEELANLFQELKGLRVVVSNLIDGLQKVTEENTAMKEALNKMQSLSEQAMCWQDGRVFEDKEDWIVDSCTKCTCQEGKVICRQITCPPVACANPSFIDGECCPVCLPLDSEDGWSPWSEWTRCTVTCGSGTQQRGRSCDDTSNTCFGPSIQTRKCSLGKCDRRVRKDGGWSLWSPWSSCSVTCGEGLITRIRLCNAPVPQRGGKDCEGDGRETQSCNTNPCPIDGGWGPWSLWETCSATCGGGLKSRFRECNSPEPQHGGRKCLGDSIENEVCNRQECPIDGCLSNPCFAGVECITASDGSWECGRCPNGYSGNGTFCKDVNECDMVSDLCHKVGGLQQCVNTDPGFHCLPCPPRYKGTQPYGMGVESAKVNKQVCEPYNPCKDNSHSCHKYALCIFLSHFSDPMYKCECRIGYAGDGIICGEDFDLDGWPNQDLVCGANATYHCKKDNCPTLPNSGQEDFDNDGQGDACDKDDDNDEIVDERDNCPLMYNPRQYDYDKDDVGDRCDNCPYEHNPAQTDTDNNGEGDACSIDMDGDEILNQRDNCPLIYNTDQKDTDLDGVGDQCDNCPLVHNPQQTDADNDLIGDQCDDNQDIDEDGHQNNMDNCPYISNANQADHDGDGKGDACDFDDDNDGIPDDRDNCRLVSNKDQTDSDGDGRGDACENDFDNDKVPDIFDACPENNAISVTDFRKFQMVHLDPKGTTQIDPNWVVRNQGKELVQTANSDPGIAVGFDEFSAVDFSGTFYVNTDRDDDYAGFVFGYQSSRRFYVVMWKQITQTYWEERPSKAFGISGVSLKVVNSTTGTGKNLRNALWHTGNTKQQVRTLWHDPKNIGWKDYTAYRWHLIHRPKTGFIRVVVYEGKQIMADSGPIYDQTFTGGRIGLFVFSQEAVVFSDLKYECRDN; encoded by the exons ATGATTCTCAGAAGATGTCTCAGAGTGTTGGCCCTTTTTCTTCTGTACACCTCCGTAAAATCTCAAG ATGCAGAACTGGAAGATGACACAGTTTTTGACATGTTTGAAACCAGTGGGATCACACACAAGACTATCGGTGTGAAGCTTTTTAAAGGCCTTGACAGCGATGCTCCAGCATATCGCTTCATCCGGTTCGACCAGCTCCCCTCAGTCAGCTCCTTTGCACTACAAAAACTTCTTTTGCAGATTCAAAACAATGAAGGCTTCATTCTGACCGCCACTCTGCGCCAGGACCGGACATCCCGTGGAACCATTCTTGCACTGGAAGGCCCCAGAGAGCGCAGACAGTTTGAAGTTGTTTCAGACGGAAGAACCAACACATTAGATCTGGTGTACTGGTGGGCTGATGGCTCACGCAATGTGATCTCTTTTGAGGATGTAGACCTCTCGGATTCACAGTGGAAGAATCTAACACTCTATGTGCATGGAGAGACGGCAACTTTGTACATTGGTTGTGGACTTATTGATAGCTTTATTCTAGATGAACCTTTCTATGAACACCTGAGCGCCACAGGTGGTCATATGTATGTGGCCAAAGGGGCCACACGAGAAAGCCATTTTAGG GGCTTGCTGCAGAATGTACGTTTTATCTTTGACACCCCACTTGAGGACATTCTGGAGAGCAGGGGATGTGATCTTGGAAACCCAG TCGAGGTGAATGTAGTCAGCgagagtgaagaagaggtggatGTTCCATCTTCAATTGCCACCAACGTGATTACAGatgtttcagcaaccagctcctcaGAGCAGATGTGTGAACATTCTTGTGAAGAGCTGGCCAACCTCTTCCAGGAGCTCAAGGGTCTCAGAGTTGTAGTTAGCAACCTCATAGATGGTCTGCAGAAAGTG ACAGAAGAAAACACGGCGATGAAGGAGGCACTAAATAAGATGCAGAGTCTTTCAGAGCAGGCTATGTGCTGGCAAGATGGTCGAGTGTTTGAGGACAAAGAGGACTGGATTGTAGATAGCTGTACTAAATGTACCTGCCAAGAAGGAAAAGTTATTTGTCGTCAGATCACTTGTCCTCCAGTGGCATGTGCCAATCCATCCTTCATCGATGGCGAATGTTGTCCAGTTTGCCTTC cATTGGATAGTGAAGATGGCTGGTCTCCATGGTCAGAGTGGACTCGGTGCACAGTCACATGTGGAAGTGGCACTCAACAGAGGGGGCGCTCTTGTGATGACACAAGCAATACATGTTTTGGACCCTCGATTCAGACACGCAAGTGCAGTTTGGGAAAATGTGACCGCAGAG TTCGTAAAGATGGTGGCTGGAGCTTATGGTCTCCATGGTCATCCTGCTCAGTGACGTGTGGAGAGGGACTGATCACACGTATCCGTCTCTGCAATGCTCCTGTTCCACAAAGAGGTGGAAAGGACTGTGAAGGTGATGGACGAGAGACACAGAGCTGTAACACAAACCCCTGTCCGA TTGATGGTGGCTGGGGTCCATGGTCTCTCTGGGAAACATGTTCGGCTACATGTGGAGGGGGTCTGAAGAGTCGCTTTAGGGAGTGTAACAGCCCTGAACCACAGCATGGAGGAAGGAAGTGTCTTGGAGACTCCATTGAAAATGAAGTATGCAACCGACAAGAGTGTCCTATTG ATGGCTGTCTTTCGAACCCTTGCTTCGCCGGAGTCGAGTGTATCACGGCTTCTGATGGATCCTGGGAGTGTGGACGCTGCCCAAATGGTTACAGTGGCAATGGAACTTTCTGTAAAGATGTCAATGAG TGCGATATGGTGTCAGATCTGTGTCATAAGGTGGGTGGCCTACAGCAATGTGTGAATACAGACCCCGGATTCCACTGTCTCCCCTGCCCCCCGCGCTACAAAGGGACTCAGCCCTACGGCATGGGAGTGGAGTCAGCTAAAGTCAACAAACAG GTGTGTGAACCCTACAACCCCTGCAAGGACAACAGCCATAGTTGCCACAAGTATGCGTTATGCATCTTCCTTAGTCACTTCAGTGACCCAATGTACAAGTGTGAGTGCCGTATTGGTTATGctggagatggcatcatctgcGGAGAGGACTTTGATTTGGATGGATGGCCCAACCAGGATCTTGTGTGTGGAGCAAATGCCACCTACCATTGCAAAAAG GACAACTGTCCGACTTTACCCAACTCTGGTCAAGAGGACTTTGACAATGATGGGCAAGGAGATGCTTGTGATAAAGATGATGACAATGATGAAATTGTGGATGAAAGG GACAACTGCCCCCTGATGTATAACCCCAGGCAGTATGACTATGACAAGGATGATGTTGGAGACCGGTGTGATAACTGCCCGTATGAGCATAACCCTGCTCAGACCGACACTGACAACAATGGGGAAGGAGATGCCTGTTCTATTGATATGGATGGAGATG AGATTCTAAACCAGCGAGACAACTGCCCTCTCATTTACAACACAGACCAGAAAGACACAGATTTAGATGGTGTCGGAGACCAGTGTGATAACTGCCCCTTAGTTCACAACCCACAGCAG ACGGATGCAGATAACGATCTAATTGGAGACCAGTGTGATGACAACCAGGACATAGATGAAGATGGCCATCAAAATAACATGGATAACTGCCCGTACATAAGCAATGCTAACCAAGCCGACCACGACGGAGATGGGAAAGGAGATGCTTGTGAttttgatgatgataatgatggcATTCCCGATGACCGAGATAACTGCAGACTAGTTTCCAACAAGGACCAAACAGACTCTGATG GTGATGGCCGTGGTGACGCCTGTGAGAATGATTTCGACAACGACAAAGTCCCGGATATCTTCGATGCGTGCCCGGAAAACAATGCCATCAGTGTCACAGATTTCCGGAAGTTTCAAATGGTGCACCTCGACCCCAAGGGAACCACGCAGATTGATCCCAACTGGGTGGTCCGAAACCAGGGCAAAGAGCTCGTGCAAACTGCCAACTCTGACCCTGGAATTGCAGTGG GCTTTGATGAGTTCAGTGCTGTAGATTTCAGCGGGACCTTCTATGTGAATACAGACAGGGATGATGACTATGCAGGTTTTGTGTTTGGATACCAGTCTAGTCGACGTTTTTACGTAGTGATGTGGAAACAGATCACGCAGACGTACTGGGAAGAAAGGCCATCAAAGGCGTTTGGCATCTCTGGCGTCTCTCTCAAGGTGGTCAACTCCACCACGGGCACTGGGAAAAATCTACGCAATGCATTATGGCACACAGGCAACACCAAACAGCAG GTACGCACTCTGTGGCACGACCCAAAGAATATTGGCTGGAAAGACTATACCGCCTACCGCTGGCATCTCATCCACAGACCGAAGACTGGCTTCATTAG aGTTGTTGTGTATGAAGGCAAGCAGATCATGGCAGACTCAGGACCCATTTATGACCAGACATTTACAGGTGGAAGAATCGGGTTATTCGTTTTCTCCCAGGAGGCCGTCGTCTTCTCTGACCTCAAATATGAATGCAGAG ataATTGA